In one window of Eggerthella guodeyinii DNA:
- the asnB gene encoding asparagine synthase (glutamine-hydrolyzing), whose amino-acid sequence MCGFVGFTAVDFDRETNKAVVKDMADRIAHRGPDDEGFFVDDDIAMGFRRLSIIDLEGSRQPMQNADGTVTVTFNGEIYNFQELRAELEALGYAFVTNGDTETIVHGYEAWGTDVFEKLRGMFAIAIWDAPKKRLVCARDLFGIKPFYYQTCGNRLIYGSEIKAFLAHPAFAKELNREMLPQYLCFEYMNDSQTMFKGVHKLLPGHFMVFEDGALNIECFYRITYKIDESKGLDEWADEINRVFDESVAAHEIADVEIGSFLSGGIDSSLAAYCMGQHAPDIKTFSVGYDIGCEDKLAEIDALPDFDIKLNELDDATAFAEWAQLPNFQTQVSAEEFLDIVPTEQYHMDEPLGAPSAIPLFFVSKLAREQVKVVQSGEGADELFGGYWIYHDQFEFDKYFKVPRPLRAAAGAVAEKLPPFHGRRFAMRGSGGPEKSYQRASMNYMWDEIPNVLKDYAGPCKPWEWCKPHFDEAAKQDLDIITQTQYVDMVSYMPFDICLKADKMSMSQSLELRVPFLDKKVLDVALQLPTACRVDDDHAKYALRVAASKLGFQKKVANMPKQPFITPLTVWLQTDLYYDRIKEAFTSDAAHEFFNVDYLVQMLDDHKSADFSTVEGRGKLKMMRIWNIYCFLCWYEVFFGKSSEQLKPKTKVA is encoded by the coding sequence ATGTGCGGATTCGTGGGATTCACTGCGGTCGATTTCGACCGGGAAACGAACAAGGCGGTCGTCAAGGACATGGCCGATCGCATCGCCCACCGCGGGCCCGATGACGAGGGCTTCTTCGTGGACGACGACATCGCGATGGGATTTCGCCGCCTGTCCATCATCGACCTCGAAGGCTCCCGCCAGCCCATGCAGAACGCCGACGGTACCGTGACCGTCACGTTCAACGGCGAGATCTACAACTTCCAGGAGCTCCGCGCCGAGCTCGAGGCGCTCGGCTACGCCTTCGTCACGAACGGCGACACCGAGACCATCGTCCACGGCTACGAGGCGTGGGGCACCGACGTGTTCGAGAAGCTGCGCGGCATGTTCGCCATCGCCATCTGGGATGCGCCGAAGAAGCGCCTCGTGTGCGCGCGCGACCTGTTCGGCATCAAGCCGTTCTACTACCAGACGTGCGGCAACCGCCTCATCTACGGCAGCGAGATCAAGGCGTTTCTGGCGCATCCGGCGTTCGCCAAGGAGCTCAACCGCGAGATGCTGCCGCAGTACCTGTGCTTCGAGTACATGAACGACTCGCAGACCATGTTCAAGGGCGTCCACAAGCTGCTGCCCGGCCACTTCATGGTGTTCGAGGACGGCGCGTTGAATATCGAGTGCTTCTACCGCATCACGTACAAGATCGACGAATCGAAGGGCCTCGACGAGTGGGCCGACGAGATCAACCGCGTGTTCGACGAATCGGTGGCGGCGCACGAGATCGCCGACGTGGAGATCGGCAGCTTCCTGTCGGGCGGCATCGACAGCTCGCTGGCCGCGTACTGCATGGGGCAGCACGCCCCCGACATCAAGACGTTCTCGGTGGGCTACGACATTGGCTGCGAGGACAAGCTGGCCGAGATCGACGCGCTGCCCGACTTCGACATCAAGCTGAACGAGCTGGACGATGCCACGGCGTTCGCCGAGTGGGCGCAGCTGCCGAACTTCCAGACGCAGGTGAGCGCCGAGGAATTTCTCGACATCGTGCCCACCGAGCAGTACCACATGGACGAGCCCCTCGGCGCGCCGAGCGCCATCCCGCTGTTCTTCGTCAGCAAGCTGGCGCGCGAGCAGGTGAAGGTGGTGCAGTCGGGCGAGGGCGCCGACGAGCTGTTCGGCGGCTACTGGATCTACCACGACCAGTTCGAGTTCGACAAGTACTTCAAGGTGCCGCGCCCCCTGCGCGCCGCCGCGGGCGCCGTGGCCGAGAAGCTGCCGCCGTTCCACGGGCGCCGTTTCGCCATGCGCGGTTCGGGCGGCCCCGAGAAGTCGTACCAGCGCGCGAGCATGAACTACATGTGGGACGAGATCCCCAACGTGCTGAAGGACTACGCGGGTCCGTGCAAGCCCTGGGAGTGGTGCAAGCCGCACTTCGACGAGGCGGCCAAGCAGGACCTCGACATCATCACGCAGACGCAGTACGTGGACATGGTCAGCTACATGCCGTTCGACATCTGCCTGAAAGCCGACAAGATGTCCATGTCGCAGTCGCTCGAGCTGCGCGTGCCGTTCCTCGACAAGAAGGTGCTCGACGTGGCGCTGCAGCTGCCCACGGCCTGCCGCGTGGACGACGACCACGCGAAGTACGCGCTGCGCGTGGCCGCATCCAAGCTGGGCTTCCAGAAGAAGGTGGCGAACATGCCGAAGCAGCCGTTCATCACGCCTTTGACCGTGTGGCTGCAGACCGACCTGTACTACGACCGCATCAAGGAGGCGTTCACGAGCGATGCCGCGCACGAGTTCTTCAACGTGGACTACCTCGTGCAGATGCTCGACGACCACAAGTCGGCCGACTTCTCCACGGTGGAGGGACGCGGCAAGCTCAAGATGATGCGCATCTGGAACATCTACTGCTTCCTGTGCTGGTACGAGGTGTTCTTCGGGAAGTCGAGCGAACAGCTGAAGCCGAAGACGAAGGTGGCGTAA
- a CDS encoding carboxylate--amine ligase, whose amino-acid sequence MPASPRIASSADVARRLQPVVVGGDILAYSYVRELHRAYRIERTIVLATQDIKMLSSSRFTDYRLEPLIHDPEGLYDALERTAAQVRADDPDRVLLVLGCDDCHARMLSSGKQRLEAAGYTVPYIDFDLLDDITQKRRFYELCEQLDIPFPRTWYFDCGPDGPENLPVQDFPYPLIAKPSNSAQFQDATIARKRKIYEIDSAEELAQVWRDIHASDYDNELVLQDFIPGGDDAIRTLTTFSDASGDVRVVSGGVVCLQDHDPTALGNPLCIMGEREEEIIACAKRFLKEVGYRGFANFDIKLDERDGAFRFFEVNTRCGRNTYYLSLGGVNFVELIVREFLLGEAIDYREAYDPFVYSCVPRYVLDRSMENRARLQQALDTLRRTPEPYPLHYAPDSLVHNFWAKAMHVNQIPKFKRFYWDTDGKQLK is encoded by the coding sequence ATGCCCGCTTCACCCCGCATCGCCTCTTCCGCCGACGTCGCCCGCCGCTTGCAGCCGGTCGTCGTGGGCGGCGACATCCTGGCCTACAGCTACGTGCGCGAGCTGCACCGCGCCTATCGAATAGAGCGCACCATCGTGCTGGCCACGCAGGATATCAAGATGCTGTCGTCGAGCCGTTTCACCGACTACCGCCTGGAACCGCTCATCCACGACCCGGAAGGCCTCTACGACGCGCTCGAGCGCACAGCCGCCCAGGTGCGCGCCGACGACCCCGACCGCGTGCTGCTCGTGCTCGGCTGCGACGACTGCCACGCGCGCATGCTCTCGTCGGGGAAGCAGCGCCTCGAAGCGGCCGGGTACACGGTCCCCTACATCGACTTCGACCTGCTCGACGACATCACGCAGAAGCGCCGCTTCTACGAGCTGTGCGAGCAGCTGGACATCCCCTTCCCGCGCACATGGTACTTCGATTGCGGCCCGGACGGCCCCGAGAACCTGCCCGTGCAGGACTTCCCCTACCCGCTCATCGCGAAGCCGTCGAACTCCGCGCAGTTCCAAGACGCCACCATCGCCCGCAAGCGCAAGATCTACGAGATCGACAGCGCCGAGGAGCTGGCGCAGGTGTGGCGCGACATCCACGCGTCGGACTACGACAACGAGCTGGTGCTGCAGGACTTCATCCCCGGCGGCGACGACGCCATCCGCACGCTCACGACGTTCTCGGACGCCTCGGGCGACGTGCGCGTGGTGTCGGGCGGCGTGGTGTGCCTGCAGGATCACGACCCCACCGCGCTGGGCAACCCGCTGTGCATCATGGGCGAGCGCGAGGAGGAGATCATCGCGTGCGCCAAGCGCTTCCTCAAGGAGGTGGGCTACCGCGGCTTCGCGAACTTCGACATCAAGCTGGACGAGCGCGACGGGGCGTTCCGCTTCTTCGAGGTGAACACGCGCTGCGGCCGCAACACGTACTACCTGAGCCTGGGCGGCGTGAACTTCGTCGAGCTCATCGTGCGCGAGTTCCTGCTGGGCGAGGCCATCGACTACCGCGAAGCGTACGATCCGTTCGTGTACAGCTGCGTGCCGCGCTACGTGCTCGACCGCAGCATGGAGAACCGCGCCCGTTTGCAGCAGGCTCTCGACACGCTGCGCCGCACCCCCGAGCCCTACCCGCTGCACTACGCGCCCGACTCGCTCGTCCACAACTTCTGGGCGAAGGCCATGCACGTGAACCAGATCCCCAAGTTCAAGCGCTTCTACTGGGACACCGACGGCAAGCAGCTGAAGTAA
- a CDS encoding DUF1648 domain-containing protein, with product MKAWEWAVWLALCIAPFAVAAALGSLPDTIAMHVGIDGTIDRYGSKYDLLPIAGLLALPNLALALVSWKAEALFARGLVHGIDSPRNLRTLFLVLGMIETVIYVGIVLSFGRGALSG from the coding sequence GTGAAGGCTTGGGAATGGGCGGTCTGGCTGGCGCTGTGCATCGCGCCGTTCGCCGTGGCGGCGGCGCTCGGGTCGCTGCCCGATACCATAGCGATGCACGTCGGCATCGACGGCACGATCGACCGTTACGGCTCCAAGTACGACCTGCTGCCCATAGCAGGCCTCCTCGCCCTTCCCAACCTCGCCTTGGCGCTCGTCTCCTGGAAGGCGGAGGCGCTCTTCGCCAGGGGGCTCGTTCACGGCATCGACAGCCCCCGCAACCTCCGAACCCTCTTCCTGGTGCTCGGCATGATCGAAACCGTCATCTACGTCGGCATCGTGCTCTCGTTCGGCCGCGGCGCGCTCTCGGGCTGA
- the map gene encoding type I methionyl aminopeptidase has protein sequence MIIRKSPAEIEAMKEAGRVSAKVLREVGAQVRPGVSTLELDELAEALIRAEGGIPAFKGYGGFPGSICASVNEQIVHGIPSRGVVLREGDIISIDTGAIVDGWVGDNAWTYAVGKVSPEKKRLLEVTEQCMWAGLDAARPGNRLGDIGHAVQSIAEAAGYGVVREYVGHGIGRDMHEDPNVPNFGRKHTGVKLEAGMVLAIEPMINLGTYKTRQMSDGWLVCTRDGQPSAHFEKTVAITEDGPVVLTTEEGHRRPV, from the coding sequence ATGATCATCAGGAAGTCTCCGGCCGAGATCGAGGCCATGAAGGAAGCGGGTCGCGTGTCGGCCAAGGTGCTGCGCGAGGTGGGGGCGCAGGTGCGGCCCGGCGTGTCCACGCTCGAGCTGGACGAGCTGGCCGAGGCGCTCATCCGCGCGGAGGGCGGCATCCCCGCGTTCAAGGGCTACGGCGGGTTCCCCGGCTCCATCTGCGCGTCGGTGAACGAGCAGATCGTCCACGGCATCCCCTCGCGCGGCGTGGTGCTGCGCGAGGGCGACATCATCTCCATCGACACCGGCGCCATCGTGGACGGGTGGGTGGGCGACAACGCCTGGACGTACGCGGTGGGGAAGGTCTCGCCCGAGAAGAAGCGCCTGCTCGAGGTGACCGAGCAGTGCATGTGGGCCGGTCTCGACGCCGCCCGTCCGGGCAACCGCCTGGGCGACATCGGCCACGCCGTGCAGAGTATCGCCGAAGCCGCCGGCTACGGCGTGGTGCGCGAGTACGTGGGACACGGCATCGGCCGCGACATGCACGAGGATCCCAACGTGCCGAACTTCGGTCGCAAGCACACCGGCGTGAAGCTGGAAGCGGGCATGGTGCTGGCCATCGAGCCGATGATCAACCTGGGCACGTACAAGACGCGCCAGATGTCCGACGGGTGGCTCGTGTGCACGCGCGACGGCCAGCCGTCGGCGCACTTCGAGAAGACGGTGGCCATCACCGAGGACGGCCCCGTGGTGCTCACCACCGAAGAGGGGCATCGGCGGCCGGTGTAA
- a CDS encoding SPFH domain-containing protein, with the protein MSVEKTVHARSGWPMLALMLVVTALCIALIVVGATMLPPDEAPITTGTQTLGVVLLVVGIVAVCVAPLLMLMGFFTIQPNQARVLILFGDYKGTVRDEGFHWANPFYSRNAGATVDPQTGKPVGKSTKVSLRARTYNGEHLKVNDKCGNPIEIADVIVWRIENTAKALFDVDDYNTYVHTQSETALRHVATTYAYDQMPGEPEGEITLRSNIEEVSEALKEELAVRLEKAGVIIDDARLTHLAYAPEIAQAMLRRQQAEAVIAAREKIVQGAVSMVDMALAELSAKNVVDLDDERKAAMVSNLMVVLCGESDAQPVLNTGTLYQ; encoded by the coding sequence ATGTCCGTCGAGAAGACCGTCCACGCGAGGAGCGGCTGGCCGATGCTGGCGCTCATGCTCGTCGTCACCGCCCTTTGCATCGCGCTGATCGTGGTGGGAGCGACCATGCTGCCGCCCGACGAAGCGCCCATCACGACGGGGACGCAGACGCTCGGCGTCGTGCTGCTGGTGGTGGGCATCGTCGCGGTGTGCGTGGCGCCGCTCCTGATGCTGATGGGCTTCTTCACCATCCAGCCGAACCAGGCGCGCGTGCTCATCCTGTTCGGCGACTACAAGGGCACCGTGCGCGACGAGGGCTTCCACTGGGCCAACCCGTTCTACTCGCGCAACGCCGGGGCCACCGTCGACCCGCAGACGGGCAAGCCCGTGGGGAAGTCGACGAAGGTCTCGCTGCGCGCCCGCACCTACAACGGCGAGCACCTCAAGGTGAACGACAAGTGCGGCAACCCCATCGAGATCGCCGACGTCATCGTGTGGCGCATCGAGAACACGGCGAAGGCGCTGTTCGACGTGGACGACTACAACACCTACGTGCACACGCAGAGCGAGACGGCGCTGCGCCACGTGGCCACGACGTACGCCTACGACCAGATGCCCGGCGAGCCCGAGGGCGAGATCACGCTGCGCAGCAACATCGAAGAGGTGTCCGAGGCGCTCAAGGAGGAGCTGGCCGTGCGGCTCGAGAAGGCCGGCGTGATCATCGACGACGCGCGTCTCACGCACCTGGCGTACGCGCCGGAGATCGCCCAGGCGATGCTCCGCCGCCAGCAGGCCGAGGCCGTCATCGCCGCGCGCGAGAAGATCGTGCAGGGCGCGGTGAGCATGGTGGACATGGCCCTGGCCGAGCTGTCGGCGAAGAACGTGGTAGACTTGGACGACGAGCGCAAGGCCGCCATGGTGTCGAACCTCATGGTGGTGCTGTGCGGCGAATCCGACGCACAGCCCGTGCTGAACACGGGTACGCTGTACCAGTAG
- the rplA gene encoding 50S ribosomal protein L1 — protein MTKQSKNYRAAVEKIGEGTRAPLEALALVKDVAFAKFDETVEADFRLGIDTRQADQQLRGTVSLPNGSGKTVRVAVFAEGEAARAAEEAGADIVGTDELTQQIQAGEFNFDAAVATPDQMGKVGRLGKILGPRGLMPNPKLGTVTNDVAKAINELKGGRVEYRADRYGIAHVILGKVSFTAEQLAENYGAVYDEILRMKPSAAKGKYVKSITVSSTMSPGVSVDPSVVRGYTDAAAE, from the coding sequence ATGACGAAGCAGTCCAAGAACTACCGTGCCGCGGTCGAGAAGATCGGCGAAGGCACCCGCGCTCCCCTCGAGGCGCTCGCCCTCGTGAAGGACGTCGCGTTCGCGAAGTTCGACGAGACGGTCGAGGCGGACTTCCGCCTGGGCATCGACACCCGCCAGGCCGACCAGCAGCTCCGCGGCACCGTGAGCCTGCCGAACGGCTCGGGCAAGACCGTCCGCGTGGCCGTGTTCGCCGAGGGCGAAGCCGCTCGCGCCGCCGAAGAGGCGGGCGCCGACATCGTCGGCACCGACGAGCTGACCCAGCAGATCCAGGCCGGCGAGTTCAACTTCGACGCCGCCGTCGCCACCCCCGACCAGATGGGCAAGGTCGGCCGCCTGGGCAAGATCCTCGGCCCCCGCGGTCTCATGCCGAACCCGAAGCTGGGCACCGTCACCAACGACGTGGCGAAGGCCATCAACGAGCTCAAGGGCGGCCGCGTGGAGTACCGTGCCGACCGCTACGGCATCGCGCATGTCATCCTCGGCAAGGTGAGCTTCACCGCCGAGCAGCTCGCCGAGAACTACGGCGCGGTGTACGACGAGATCCTCCGCATGAAGCCGTCTGCCGCGAAGGGCAAGTACGTGAAGTCCATCACGGTGTCCTCCACGATGAGCCCCGGCGTGTCGGTCGACCCGTCCGTGGTTCGTGGCTACACGGATGCCGCCGCTGAATAA
- the rplK gene encoding 50S ribosomal protein L11: MAEKKQTGFIKLQIPAGAANPAPPVGPALGAQGVNIMQFCQAFNAQTQDQSGTIIPVEITVYEDKSFTFVCKTPPAAILIKEKLGIKSGAGIPHMQVAGTLTEDQLREIAEIKMPDLNANTIEAAMEIIAGTARSMGVRIEGRDLKIKYVPSKKVAAMLQGKTLED; this comes from the coding sequence ATGGCTGAAAAGAAACAAACCGGCTTTATCAAGCTGCAAATCCCCGCGGGTGCCGCGAACCCGGCTCCTCCGGTCGGCCCGGCCCTCGGCGCCCAGGGCGTCAACATCATGCAGTTCTGCCAGGCGTTCAACGCCCAGACGCAGGACCAGTCCGGCACCATCATCCCGGTCGAGATCACGGTGTACGAGGACAAGTCGTTCACGTTCGTGTGCAAGACCCCGCCGGCGGCCATCCTCATCAAGGAGAAGCTGGGCATCAAGAGCGGCGCGGGCATCCCGCACATGCAGGTTGCCGGCACGCTCACGGAGGATCAGCTCCGCGAGATCGCCGAGATCAAGATGCCGGACCTCAATGCCAACACCATCGAGGCCGCCATGGAGATCATCGCCGGCACGGCTCGCAGCATGGGCGTGCGCATCGAGGGTCGCGACCTGAAGATCAAGTACGTGCCTTCCAAGAAGGTTGCCGCCATGCTCCAGGGCAAGACGCTGGAGGACTAG
- the nusG gene encoding transcription termination/antitermination protein NusG produces MAKKWYVLHTYSGYENKVKKNLETRIETMGLENNVFGIEIPTEMVTEIKEGGRRVESEKKVFPGYVLVRMELDDRSWAAVRNTPGVTGFVGADGNPAPLTRDEYNKIMKRTSREAPKKTSSSLEVGQSVKVVSGPLAEFDGVVSEVSPDAGKVKVMVSIFGRETPVELSFDQVAKI; encoded by the coding sequence ATGGCGAAGAAGTGGTACGTCCTGCACACGTATTCAGGATACGAGAACAAGGTCAAGAAGAACCTCGAGACGCGCATCGAGACGATGGGCCTTGAGAACAACGTCTTCGGCATCGAGATTCCGACGGAGATGGTCACCGAGATCAAAGAGGGCGGCCGTCGCGTCGAGAGCGAGAAGAAGGTGTTCCCGGGCTACGTGCTCGTCCGCATGGAGCTCGACGACCGCAGCTGGGCTGCGGTTCGCAACACCCCGGGCGTGACCGGGTTCGTGGGTGCCGACGGCAACCCCGCGCCGCTCACGCGCGACGAGTACAACAAGATCATGAAGCGCACGAGCCGCGAGGCTCCGAAGAAGACTTCGTCGAGCCTGGAAGTCGGGCAGTCGGTGAAGGTGGTCTCGGGTCCGCTCGCCGAGTTCGACGGCGTGGTGTCCGAGGTGTCGCCCGACGCCGGCAAGGTGAAGGTCATGGTCTCCATCTTCGGCCGCGAGACGCCGGTCGAGCTCTCGTTCGATCAGGTGGCCAAGATTTAA
- the secE gene encoding preprotein translocase subunit SecE, with translation MAKKSKTQRAKASAARAARKEQALEAEVAAEANKNAEADAAATEAPKKRFFKKADKSDAAAESGKQAKAPVKAVEKKVEKAPEKKPAKKRRFGFLKDVRTELKRVTWPTKQDVLRWSVVVVVALVFFGAYVAVLDNVVITPLLIAISGLGV, from the coding sequence ATGGCGAAGAAATCAAAGACACAGCGAGCGAAGGCATCTGCCGCACGCGCAGCCCGCAAGGAGCAGGCGCTTGAGGCCGAGGTCGCTGCCGAGGCGAACAAGAACGCCGAGGCCGATGCTGCTGCGACCGAGGCGCCTAAGAAGCGGTTTTTCAAGAAGGCCGACAAGAGCGACGCGGCTGCGGAAAGCGGCAAGCAGGCGAAGGCCCCCGTCAAAGCCGTGGAGAAGAAGGTCGAGAAGGCTCCCGAGAAGAAGCCCGCTAAGAAGCGGCGTTTCGGGTTCTTGAAAGACGTGCGCACGGAGCTCAAGCGCGTCACGTGGCCGACCAAGCAGGACGTCCTGCGTTGGAGCGTCGTCGTGGTGGTTGCGCTCGTGTTCTTCGGCGCATACGTCGCCGTGCTCGACAACGTCGTCATCACGCCGTTGCTGATTGCTATTTCCGGTTTGGGGGTCTAG
- the rpmG gene encoding 50S ribosomal protein L33, translating into MRTLVTLACTECKRRNYTTKKNKQNNPDRIELKKYCKWCQCHTVHKETR; encoded by the coding sequence ATGCGTACGTTGGTCACTTTGGCGTGCACGGAGTGCAAGCGCCGTAACTACACGACCAAGAAGAACAAGCAGAACAATCCTGATCGTATCGAGTTGAAGAAGTACTGCAAGTGGTGCCAGTGCCACACGGTGCACAAAGAAACCCGATAG
- the tuf gene encoding elongation factor Tu, translating into MAKAKFERSKPHVNIGTIGHVDHGKTTLTAAISKTLSENDGSHGSAHADFTAFENIDKAPEERERGITISIAHIEYETDARHYAHVDCPGHADYVKNMITGAAQMDGAILVIAATDGPMAQTREHILLARQVGVPYIVVFLNKCDMVDDEELLELVEMEVRELLDSYEFPGDDTPIIRGSALKALEGDKEWQEKVWELMDAVDSYIPTPERMVDKPFLMAVEDTMTITGRGTVATGRVERGTLHVNDPLEIIGIKETANTVCTGIEMFRKLLDEAQAGDNIGCLLRGVKREDIVRGQVLCKPGSVTPHTEFEGQVYILTKEEGGRHTPFFDGYRPQFYFRTTDVTGVAHLPEGVEMVMPGDNVEIKGELIHPIAMEEGLRFAIREGGRTVGSGRVTKIIK; encoded by the coding sequence ATGGCTAAGGCTAAGTTCGAGCGTTCCAAGCCGCATGTTAACATCGGCACCATCGGCCACGTCGACCACGGCAAGACGACCCTGACGGCCGCCATTTCCAAGACGCTGTCCGAGAACGACGGCTCGCATGGTTCCGCCCACGCTGACTTCACGGCGTTCGAGAACATCGACAAGGCCCCCGAAGAGCGCGAGCGCGGCATCACGATCTCCATCGCTCACATCGAGTACGAGACGGATGCTCGCCACTACGCCCACGTTGACTGCCCCGGTCACGCTGACTACGTCAAGAACATGATCACGGGTGCTGCTCAGATGGACGGCGCCATCCTCGTTATCGCCGCCACCGACGGCCCGATGGCCCAGACCCGCGAGCACATCCTGCTCGCCCGTCAGGTCGGCGTTCCCTACATCGTGGTCTTCCTGAACAAGTGCGACATGGTCGACGACGAAGAGCTCCTCGAGCTCGTCGAGATGGAAGTTCGCGAGCTGCTCGACTCTTACGAGTTCCCCGGCGACGACACCCCGATCATCCGCGGTTCCGCTCTGAAGGCCCTCGAGGGCGACAAAGAGTGGCAGGAAAAGGTCTGGGAGCTCATGGACGCCGTCGACTCCTACATCCCGACGCCGGAGCGCATGGTCGACAAGCCGTTCCTGATGGCTGTCGAGGACACGATGACCATCACCGGCCGCGGCACCGTTGCCACCGGTCGTGTGGAGCGCGGTACGCTGCACGTCAACGACCCGCTGGAGATCATCGGCATCAAGGAGACCGCCAACACGGTCTGCACCGGCATCGAAATGTTCCGCAAGCTGCTCGACGAGGCTCAGGCCGGCGACAACATCGGCTGCCTGCTCCGCGGCGTCAAGCGCGAGGACATCGTTCGCGGCCAGGTTCTCTGCAAGCCCGGTAGCGTGACCCCGCACACCGAGTTCGAGGGCCAGGTTTACATCCTGACGAAGGAAGAGGGCGGCCGCCACACGCCGTTCTTCGACGGCTACCGTCCGCAGTTCTACTTCCGCACGACGGACGTGACGGGCGTTGCCCACCTTCCCGAGGGCGTCGAGATGGTCATGCCGGGCGACAACGTGGAGATCAAGGGCGAGCTCATTCACCCGATCGCCATGGAAGAGGGCCTGCGCTTCGCTATCCGCGAGGGTGGCCGCACGGTCGGCTCCGGTCGTGTTACGAAGATCATCAAGTAA
- a CDS encoding DNA-deoxyinosine glycosylase, with protein MEAARIVHPLEPLYTERSRVLVLGTMPSPKSREVGFYYGHPQNRFWKVLGALFGELEPLGIEGRTAFLHAHGIALWDVLASCTIVGASDASIADPVPNDLARIAAVAPLEAVFTTGGKATALYQRFGASQLPRVAHTGLPSTSPANARMRLDDLVEAYRPLRDVLDAANPVRV; from the coding sequence GTGGAAGCAGCGCGCATCGTCCATCCGCTCGAACCACTGTATACGGAGCGTTCGCGCGTGCTCGTCCTGGGCACGATGCCCTCGCCGAAGTCCCGCGAGGTCGGCTTCTACTACGGTCATCCGCAAAACCGGTTCTGGAAGGTGCTGGGCGCGCTGTTCGGCGAACTCGAGCCGCTCGGCATCGAGGGACGTACCGCCTTCCTCCACGCGCACGGCATCGCGCTGTGGGACGTGCTGGCCTCGTGCACCATCGTCGGCGCCTCGGACGCGAGCATCGCCGACCCGGTTCCGAACGACCTGGCCCGTATCGCCGCCGTCGCGCCGCTCGAGGCCGTGTTCACCACGGGAGGGAAGGCGACGGCGCTCTACCAGCGTTTCGGAGCTTCCCAGCTTCCCCGCGTCGCGCACACGGGGCTTCCGTCCACCAGCCCGGCGAACGCGCGCATGCGCCTCGACGATCTGGTGGAGGCGTATCGCCCGCTGCGCGACGTCCTGGACGCGGCGAACCCCGTCCGCGTGTGA
- a CDS encoding YbhB/YbcL family Raf kinase inhibitor-like protein: MRISVELEQGLLPDRFGKHAPAAHQLDGHPIRSFPIEIADVPEGARSLALTLLDYDAVPVGGFCWIHWLACDIAPDVALIPENASASGELACVQGSNSDWSPLAGSCTDPRIVHRYAGPYPPDKTHDYTLTLYALDRTLDLPEGYFLNEFRRAVRGHVLAEASLELPSRA; this comes from the coding sequence ATGCGCATATCCGTCGAACTCGAGCAAGGGCTGCTGCCCGACCGCTTCGGCAAGCACGCCCCTGCGGCGCACCAGCTGGACGGCCATCCCATCCGCTCGTTTCCCATCGAGATCGCCGACGTGCCCGAAGGAGCGCGGTCCCTCGCGCTTACGCTCCTCGACTACGACGCCGTTCCCGTGGGCGGCTTCTGCTGGATACATTGGCTCGCGTGCGACATCGCGCCCGATGTCGCGCTCATCCCCGAGAACGCCAGCGCATCGGGCGAGCTCGCCTGCGTGCAGGGCTCGAACAGCGATTGGTCGCCGTTGGCGGGCAGCTGCACCGACCCGCGCATCGTCCATCGCTACGCCGGGCCGTACCCGCCCGACAAAACGCACGACTACACGCTCACGCTGTACGCGCTCGATCGCACGCTCGACCTTCCCGAGGGCTACTTCCTCAACGAGTTCCGCCGCGCCGTCCGCGGGCACGTGCTGGCCGAGGCGTCGCTCGAGCTTCCCAGCCGGGCGTAG